One window of Papilio machaon chromosome 18, ilPapMach1.1, whole genome shotgun sequence genomic DNA carries:
- the LOC106710295 gene encoding kinesin-like protein Klp61F, which produces MTSEKGGRKEKNQNIQVFVRLRPLNQRERDIRSLGVVEVVNGREVVVRQSQQTAHTKRFTFDRAFGPNTKQVEVYQEVVSPLIEEVLAGYNCTVFAYGQTGTGKTHTMVGENTGNETTWQDDPLAGIIPRALSQLFDELRLTNTEYTVRVSYLELYNEELFDLLSTSEDNSKLRIYEDVTRKGSNIVNGLEEITVYNKNEVYKIMAQGQERKRVASTLMNAQSSRSHTVFTIVIHMKENSPEGEELVKIGKLNLVDLAGSENISKAGSDNPAKRERARECVNINQSLLTLGRVITALVERHPHIPYRESKLTRILQESLGGRTKTSIIATVSPGHKDLEETMSTLEYANRAKNIQNKPEINQKMTKKAILKEYAEEIDRLKRDLQAARDKNGVYLANETFTEIMLKQEEQRKDIQELLLRKRSVEEERERIESMFNSQGQELQRQQMELNMTKNILNSTKDKLDETKNMLHSTQQEVEEQKHLVSCHQRTESGLSARAADILAVADMVTTHLHCLHDNVDKRKFVEQSNLELRSAYLNAATHVRGQMSRAADTLIARLADTFADMQHALQSHTAESLQSCADNRTRLQQLISQATETMNKMSAVQSELSAELDSSSSEQQREVREVLQTHAGLLQATLQRAAGTATGALLTAAHLDLQTPLATYLNQWYTSMCASLSALRSGQTQFAQCVQGGAQTQVTSARRQRAARREHADRTNAAINARIALIMEDKANIERQINEQLEDIKRERTEMELRLTEWMEEERRLLEERIAKHVKKERIALEERLKSRLTKIEEQRRKMEENISHNLEWHEALLRLNEQESGELDVDMKENEKEVEKCLKEVENFKQIFDEGINVVSTEVDSLSGNILNVVGEVKSKMMDVVKCAKDKVEMETKEMIANNQQASEQVCHNVELVIQTAALNCNQALTSMLEHINSNTTWTIEEVSSVCTSSAALEKSSNSHQMTQSERLSAAQREAENFYSALREEMTRQEEVEEKCLKEEYKVYSPTGGTPARAQYNYPRTLPATSPHQKLLARFRATRQNNRNYDDDCIMVESEETRTQSDCESSSSEDSAVVFVAPSPPADSAPPAPSHHPPLVKCTSETDIYVRQRQQQQCKENANRSMNFKKPSKLPAPASGKKPLSERNGS; this is translated from the exons aCCTCTAAACCAGCGAGAGAGAGATATCAGATCTCTTGGTGTGGTGGAAGTTGTCAATGGCCGGGAAGTGGTGGTCCGTCAGTCGCAGCAGACTGCTCACACCAAGAGGTTCACCTTTGACAGAGCTTTTGGTCCTAATACTAAACAg GTTGAAGTATACCAAGAGGTAGTGAGTCCTCTGATAGAGGAGGTGCTGGCAGGGTACAACTGTACCGTATTTGCCTACGGTCAGACCGGCACTGGCAAGACTCATACTATGGTCGGTGAGAACACCGGCAATGAGACAACTTGGCAAGAT GATCCCCTGGCTGGCATCATTCCTCGTGCACTCAGCCAGCTATTTGACGAGCTCCGACTTACTAATACGGAGTACACTGTCCGTGTCTCATATCTAGAGTTATACAATGAAGAGTTATTTGACTTACTCTCCACATCTGAAGATAACTCCAAATTGAGGATCTACGAAGATGTTACGAGGAAAGgatcaaatattgttaatggCTTGGAGGAGATTACg gtgtataataaaaatgaagtatataaaataatggcGCAAGGACAAGAACGTAAGAGAGTCGCCTCCACACTAATGAATGCACAGTCAAG TCGTTCTCACACGGTGTTCACGATCGTGATCCACATGAAGGAGAACAGCCCCGAGGGTGAGGAGCTGGTGAAGATCGGCAAACTGAACCTGGTGGACCTCGCGGGCTCAGAGAACATCAGCAAGGCGGGCTCCGACAACCCCGCCAAGCGGGAGCGCGCCCGCGAGTGTGTCAACATCAACCAGTCTCTGCTCACCCTCGGCCGCGTCATCACCGCCCTCGTCGAGCGACATCCCCACATCCCCTACAG gGAATCAAAATTAACCCGCATCCTACAAGAGTCATTAGGTGGTCGTACAAAGACGTCCATCATCGCGACCGTATCCCCGGGTCACAAGGACCTGGAGGAGACGATGAGCACGCTGGAGTACGCCAACCGCGCCAAGAATATACAGAACAAGCCCGAGATCAATCAGAAGATGACCAAGAAAGCCATACTCAAAGAGTACGCGGAGGAAATCGACAGGCTCAAGAGAGATTTACAGGCTGCTAGAGATAAAAATG GTGTATACCTCGCCAATGAGACATTCACGGAGATAATGTTGAAACAAGAGGAGCAGCGGAAAGACATACAAGAACTCCTACTTAGGAAGAGATCGGTGGAAGAAGAGAGGGAGAGAATAGAGTCCATGTTCAACAGTCAGGGTCAGGAGCTGCAGCGTCAGCAGATGGAGCTCAACATGACTAAGAATATATTGAACAGTACTAAAGATAAACTTGATGAAACTAAAAAT aTGCTGCACAGTACTCAGCAGGAGGTGGAGGAGCAGAAGCACCTGGTGTCATGTCACCAGCGCACAGAGAGCGGGCTGAGTGCGCGCGCAGCTGACATCCTCGCGGTCGCTGACATGGTCACCACACATCTACACTGTCTACATGATAACGTTGATAAACGCAA ATTTGTGGAACAAAGTAACTTGGAGTTGCGTAGCGCGTACTTGAACGCGGCGACTCATGTTCGCGGACAAATGTCGCGTGCTGCGGATACGCTAATCGCACGACTCGCAGACACCTTCGCAGATATGCAACACGCTCTAC AGAGTCACACTGCGGAGAGCTTGCAGTCTTGTGCAGACAACAGGACGAGGTTGCAGCAGCTGATCTCACAAGCAACTGAAACTATGAACAAG ATGTCAGCAGTGCAGAGTGAGCTGAGTGCAGAGTTAGACAGCAGCAGCAGTGAGCAGCAGCGCGAGGTGCGCGAGGTGCTGCAGACACACGCTGGTCTGCTGCAGGCCACGCTGCAGAGAGCTGCTGGCACAGCTACTGGCGCACTGCTCACTGCTGCACATCTTGACCTGCAAACACCGCTGGCTACGTATCTGAACCAATGG TACACGAGCATGTGCGCGAGCTTGTCCGCACTGCGCAGTGGGCAGACGCAGTTCGCGCAGTGTGTGCAGGGAGGTGCGCAGACGCAGGTGACGTCAGCTCGCCGCCAGCGCGCCGCACGACGTGAGCACGCAGACCGCACTAACGCTGCTATTAATGCACGGATTGCG CTTATAATGGAAGATAAAGCAAACATCGAGCGACAGATAAACGAACAATTGGAAGATATAAAAAGAGAAAGGACAGAAATGGAGCTCCGTTTAACTGAATGGATGGAAGAAGAGAGACGTCTTCTAGAAGAACGCATCGCGAAACATGTTAAGAAAGAAAGAATCGCTTTAGAAGAGAGGTTAAAGTCTAGGTTAACTAAAATAGAAGaacaaagaagaaaaatggAAGAGAATATATCACATAATTTGGAATGGCATGAAGCATTGCTGAGGTTAAATGAACAAGAGAGTGGAGAATTAGATGTGGATATGAAGGAGAATGAAAAAGAAGTAGAGAAGTGTTTGAAAGAAGTGGAGaactttaaacaaatttttgatgaag GAATCAATGTTGTATCAACGGAGGTAGATTCTTTGAGTGGCAACATTCTGAATGTAGTCGGAGAAGTTAAGAGTAAAATGATGGATGTTGTAAAATGCGCCAAAGATAAAGTTGAG ATGGAAACCAAGGAGATGATAGCAAACAACCAGCAAGCATCGGAGCAGGTGTGCCACAATGTGGAACTTGTCATACAAACTGCGGCACTAAACTGCAACCAGGCCCTTACCTCAATGCTAGAACATATaaat tcaaacaCCACTTGGACTATAGAAGAAGTATCCAGTGTATGTACAAGTAGTGCCGCACTGGAGAAGTCCAGCAACAGCCATCAGATGACTCAGAGCGAGCGTCTCTCAGCAGCTCAGAGGGAGGCTGAGAACTTCTACTCTGCGCTGCGAGAGGAGATGACTAGACAGGAGGAAGTGGAGGAGAAATGTCTCAAAGAAGAGTACAAAGTTTACTCGCCTACTG GTGGTACACCTGCTCGTGCGCAGTACAACTACCCGCGCACTCTGCCCGCCACTTCACCGCACCAGAAACTGCTGGCTCGCTTCCGCGCTACACGACAGAACAACCGGAATTATgat GATGACTGCATAATGGTTGAATCAGAGGAGACGCGAACACAAAGCGACTGTGAGTCGTCGAGCTCCGAGGACTCTGCTGTAGTGTTTGTGGCGCCTTCGCCCCCCGCCGACAGCGCACCCCCTGCACCCTCGCACCACCCCCCACTCGTCAAGTGCACCTCCGAGACTGACATTTATGTGCGACAG CGTCAACAACAGCAATGTAAAGAGAACGCGAATCGTTCTATGAACTTCAAGAAACCATCAAAATTACCCGCACCTGCCTCCGGAAAGAAACCTCTCAGTGAACGGAACGGCTCCTGA
- the LOC106710331 gene encoding protein masquerade, protein MTRVSAALLLLGILTPASAQNGISSFISDLFESLDTQVETRSCPGVCMHTLTALICSNVRDDADCPSGMKCCMDEPLDNDTAITTRRPFTTRYTTTESEEDETTTLTPDRHKDSGNIACPDVCVVVQLAQYCQAYLSSPGLCASGRVCCVARDFYGDSPPDDLVVPNEKHQHQHHHTKKPSTALTTTSPPKKKTAVSNKERECRGECISGLFVLLCDHVDEQASCADGGTCCITDNKDTTTRRPTTTPRPTTPPPLPRCPSFCLPTVMAAFCKYPSEINAHTNCRLANMFCCDNTRAAKTPRPTTPRPTTTTPPPAPPAPADPRPDCPGSCVVPLLSFTCFHNAEITDVFKCKKSGTQCCAPKSKIIEVVGTPERNDSYPLTTTTAGYKHHALTTNEIVPHVPHVPQVSHVPQHTTPIDRIAYPYEPSYGTTMMHTAEKYNKYVCGVKGTSSRAGRVMGGEDGMPGEWCWQVALINNNNQYVCGAALVGTQWVLTAAHCVTNIVRSGDDYFVRVGDNDLTRKYGSPSAQTLLVATTYIHHNHNSQTLDNDIALLKLKTKAELKDGVCLVCLPARDEEHPAGKRCTVTGYGYMGETGPIPLRIREAELPIVNDSECVRKVNAVTEKVFILPSSSFCAGGEEGNDACQGDGGGPLVCQDDGFYELVGLVSWGFGCGRQDVPGVYVKVSSFIGWINQIISVNNP, encoded by the exons ATCTGTTCGAGTCGCTGGACACGCAGGTGGAGACGCGAAGCTGCCCGGGCGTATGTATGCACACTCTCACTGCCCTCATCTGCTCCAATGTACGTGATGACGCAGACTGTCCCAGCGGCATGAAGTGCTGTATGGACGAACCCTTAG ATAATGACACGGCGATAACTACTAGACGTCCGTTCACGACTCGCTACACGACCACGGAGTCGGAAGAAGACGAGACAACCACACTGACGCCAGACAGACACAAAGACAGTG GTAATATCGCGTGTCCGGACGTGTGCGTGGTGGTACAGTTGGCGCAATACTGCCAAGCATACCTCAGTTCTCCGGGGCTCTGCGCCAGCGGCCGCGTCTGCTGCGTAGCTAGGGACTTCTACGGCGACAGCCCGCCTGACGACCTCGTTGTGCCCAACGAGAAGCATCAGCATCAACATCATCATACTAAGAAGCCGAGTACTGCG CTGACAACAACGTCACCACCTAAGAAGAAGACAGCAGTGAGCAACAAGGAGCGAGAATGCCGAGGAGAATGTATCAGCGGGCTGTTCGTGCTGCTGTGCGACCACGTGGACGAGCAGGCGAGCTGCGCGGACGGTGGCACATGCTGCATCACCGACAACAAGGATACCACCACGCGAAGACCTACCACCACGCCAAGACCGACCACACCA CCGCCGTTGCCGCGCTGTCCGAGCTTCTGCCTTCCGACCGTGATGGCGGCCTTCTGCAAGTATCCTTCCGAGATCAACGCGCACACAAACTGCCGGCTCGCCAACATGTTCTGCTGCGACAACACAAG AGCGGCGAAGACCCCCCGTCCGACGACCCCGCGGCCCACGACCACCAcgccgccccccgcgccccccgcacccgcaGACCCCCGCCCCGACTGTCCCGGCTCCTGTGTCGTGCCTCTGCTCTCCTTCACATGTTTCC ACAATGCGGAAATAACCGACGTGTTCAAATGTAAGAAGTCAGGCACTCAGTGCTGCGCGCCCAAGTCCAAGATCATCGAAGTAGTGGGCACTCCAGAGCGGAACGACTCCTACCCGCTCACCACCACCACGGCTGGCTACAAGCACCACGCACTCACCACCAACGAGATCGTGCCCCACGTGCCTCACGTGCCCCAAGTGTCACACGTGCCCCAGCACACCACGCCCATTGATCGTATCGCAT ATCCCTACGAGCCAAGCTATGGTACAACTATGATGCATACAGCAGAGAAATACAACAAATATGTGTGCGGAGTTAAAG GTACATCTTCTCGCGCGGGCCGAGTGATGGGCGGCGAGGACGGGATGCCGGGCGAGTGGTGTTGGCAGGTGGCGCtcatcaacaacaacaaccaGTACGTGTGCGGCGCCGCGCTCGTCGGCACTCAGTGGGTGCTCACTGCTGCACACTGCGTCACCAA CATCGTGCGCTCTGGTGACGACTACTTCGTGCGTGTGGGTGACAACGACTTGACGCGCAAGTACGGCTCGCCCAGCGCTCAGACGCTGCTGGTGGCCACCACCTACATACACCACAATCACAACAGTCAGACCTTGGACAACGACATCGCGCTGCTAAAGCTCAAGACCAAGGCAGAGCTTAAAGACG GTGTGTGCCTCGTGTGCCTGCCCGCGCGGGACGAGGAGCACCCCGCCGGCAAGCGATGCACCGTCACCGGCTACGGCTACATGGGAGAGA CGGGTCCGATTCCCCTCCGTATCCGTGAAGCGGAGCTACCCATAGTGAATGACTCGGAATGCGTTCGCAAAGTGAACGCGGTCACCGAAAAGGTGTTCATCTTACCATCTTCCTCTTTCTGCGCTGGCGGGGAGGAGGGCAACGACGCCTGTCAG GGTGACGGCGGCGGTCCCCTGGTGTGTCAGGACGACGGGTTTTACGAGCTGGTGGGACTGGTCTCGTGGGGCTTCGGCTGCGGCCGGCAGGATGTGCCCGGCGTCTATGTCAAGGTCTCCTCTTTCATCGGCTGGATCAACCAGATCATATCCGTCAACAATCCATAG